The Cervus elaphus chromosome 9, mCerEla1.1, whole genome shotgun sequence genomic interval tattctgtggaactctgcattcaaatgggtgtatctttccttttctcctttgctttttgcttctcttcttttcacagctatttgtaaggcctcctcagacagccattttgcttttttggatttctttttcttgggtatggtctttgtccctgtctcctgtacaatgtcatgaacctccgtccatagttcatcagtcactctgtctatcagatctagtcccttaaatctatttctcacttccagtgtataatcataaagaatttgatttaggtagtacctgaatggtctagtagttttccctactttcttcaattacaTATTTCACTTTTCTCATATGTGTGGttagattatttttcttattcttaataaaGTTTTGTGCTTTTTCCTTTCAACTCACATTAGTATAGCCAGAAGTTGGTTTATTTTGTTTCAAtttcaaagaatcagttctttATATAATCagtgtatatattttagaatcCATTAATACCTACTTTGAAGTTTTAATTTCTCTCctcttatttaaatttattttgtggaTTTATTTCTAACTAATTGGTTTAAATCTTTGTTTACCCcacatattttttataaaatatgcattaagTACTATAAAATATTGTCTATTTGGCTATGTCCTAAAGGCTTCCATGTGTATTATGTTTCACTTAAGTACATCTTTGAGCTCCTAACTTTTTGCCCTGAATAGTTTTTGAGCCAtatgttcaaatattttaaattatatataaacctgttattattttaaagttctaaCATACTTTACCTTGACATAGTCCCTTGAAAACAAATTGAGCATATTGAGCATATAAAGCAcctaatttttctttcctcttttttgttgaagtatagttgatttacagagttgttttaatttctgctatGCATCAAGATGATTCAGTTACATTCTTTGgtcaatattcttttccattatgttttgtcataggatattgaatatagttccctgtactatacaataGGGCTTTTTGTTTATCCAATGTATGTAAAATAGCTTACATTCTGATAAAGCTCCTCTATTTAAAATGAATGGAagaattatcttttttccatttataatactgatataaattacattatttttagaggttttgtccttttatttttacttaagaaTAATTAACCACGTGATGACCAATTGTACTTACTAAACTTGTCTTTAGTATATTCTCCATCTAAGTCActctatgtctttttaaaaattttatcggtgtatagttgatttacaagatcAGCaacatgttagtttcaggtgtcagcaaagtaaatcaattatacaaatacatgtatccactTTTATTTTCCCAGATTTTTTCCCCACATAGACTATTGCAGAgtgttgaatagagttccctgtgccattcaGTACGTTCTTAATAGTTGtctatttatatatagtagtgaatATGTCAGTCcaaatctcccagtttatccctcctaCTTACCCCCTGAtagcataagtttgttttctatatctataactctatttttgtttcatagataaattcatttattcCCTTTAtataggttccacatataagcagtatcatgtGATATCCATCTTTAtgtgtctgatttattttattaagtaTGATGTCTCTATATACTTGTCACTTCTTTTTTGCATCTATTAAGTctatcattcttttgtttttaactttttctgatttgttttcttaaagagtgaaactcctttttaaaagagtttatCCCCCATGATGTTGTTATTAAAATAACCGTTTTCTATCCTATAGTGGTATATGCCTTTACCTCCTGCACTTTTAtattatgtgtttttatttaataacttTCAGTGTTTTAGAACACACACATATTCCTTTGTTTTAATACTAGTACTGATTCTGTTAGTGCTTTTCAGAAATGTTCTTATCCTTATAGTTCTCTTTTTTGTGCCAATCATGAGTGAAAATCTATCATCTCTGGCTCATTTACTGAAGGAGAAAGTTCAGGACTCTTgataattttatattcatttatttatcaatgGCTCCTTCAACTTGAATATATGTTCCAAAGGACAGGGAGCACTGCTGATGTATCATCAGCTCTTAGATCAGTAGTTCACAATAagtatttgaatgaatgaatgaatgcaagcTACTTTTGGGTACTTCATAATTTTATTCTATGTAAATTAAGtatgttttatatacattttttgcaTAATACTTTCAGACTTTGTAATATTACTTTGACGTtaaacattattttgaattctattcaagttttcaatcatatttacattctttttaagCATGTTTATTTAAGGTGAATTCAGTGTTTACTATAAGTAATAGTTTGtagtttcttttctattcttattttgCAACTTTCTGTATCTATATAATATTGAGATATATATTAGTGTATATTTCTATTAACATATTTCAGAATATCTTCCTTTTGGATTTATATATTATTGACAGTATGTATGTATCTAATAGTATTGACAATAGCTTTTATTAAGCACATAACACATTCTAGTTACCAAGCTAAGAAACTGATTGTACTAAGTGATGTAGTCCTTGAAAACTGTCTTGTTTCTTTCACTACagagcagatgaagaaacagaggaaaacacctTGTATTCTTAAGAAAGGATCACCTTTAATCATAGATTAAGGAATCATAGAGACCTCTTACTCCAAAATATCATTCctaggtgaggaaactgactgCTAATCCTGTCCATTTATGGTCACATCATTTGCCATTTTTGGAGTATAACATTGCACAGGGCTTAATATTATTcccaatatttcaaaaattatatttgatgTTTGAAGAATGGTAAAGCTAatgaggaattttttaaaagaattttcttcttttcattataaATACAGAATGTAAATGTAGCACCCAGAGTGTGGATTTCCTTTTGCTTGGGATTTCCTCTACTTGTCCTCTACTCTGCATGGTTCTTCAGACACTTCTTAGGTATCATCTCTAAGGAGTATTACTGACCAAATCAGAATGCTCTTGATAGTGAAAGGAGTCAGGACACATGCTCAACTGGAGGGGACCCAGACACAGAAGACATAAGCTGGACTGCCCCAAACTAACTTGAATGGAGATTCTCCTCTAGTAAAGCCTTCGAGGCCCACAAAATTGCAgaatcaagggggaaaaaaataacaggcTCAACTGCACaaaagggaaacaaacaaaaataatcagaatGAACATATGTTTAAATGTTATACAAATGATTACAAATGGAAACTGCACCTCAGTTCTACAGATAtttagaaaaagcttttgaccTCTTTACCTTGGTCCAAACATCTTAAGAATCTTACTTCAAACACCTTACTACCTGACTCAGGCATGATGCAATGCTTTGCATGAACTGTCCTGAACATAACAAACTCCTTTCTGCTTTAGGACTCTTAAATTTGCTATTTATTCTGCAGGTACAACTTTCCCTCAAATCTTCACATGTCTCTCATTTGTTATCCTATTTTATCCATGTTAAAGAAGCATTTCTCATTATCTAGCACCACCATTTTCCTTTGGTTTACTCTCTATTTGCCACAATTAGAGCCATAAGTCACATGAGACATTCCTCTTTTGTTTACAACAATTTCCCTAGAGCTTAAAACACTGCAAAAGTTATTCTCCATGAATAAATGTTGGTGTATGAATGGCTGAGGAATCAACAAATGAATAGAAAAGCAAAAGACTATCATTCAATGGTCACATGAACAATGCTGTGATCCAACTCAATACTTCAAAATCTACAGTCATAGCTACAACTTAATGGGTTTTTTTTATGACACTGATTGGCTTTAAAGTTGTCACAAAAATTCTCATATAAATGAAACCTCTTACTGAAGTGTATGTTTATTTGAACTGAATCAATTGACTCAATCTTTTTTCAGTTGTATCCATATTTCAAACAAGTGGAGCCAACTCCAGGAAAAGATCTTATCTATAGCCCATATTCTAAAATAACAAACTCCCTAAGtcaagggttaatttccaaatgATCATTTGTCTTCATGCCATGGGACCTAACGTTAGAATTGCTCTTCAACAAGAAGAAATTTCCAAGACAGAAGAAACCCCGAATCTGCCCcacataaaacaattgacattagcgtataaataattttaatttaatcataCTTACATAGACATCTTTAATGGTTCATCTTATCTACTGCAATTTTCATCAACCCCATGTTTCTCTTCTTATGCCTCCAGGTCCAACTCAAAACCATGAATGGAAATAATAAGACCTTTTCCAGTGACTTCACCCTTACAGGGCTCTTCACTAACAACAAAGCCTCTGGCTTTCTTTTCAGCATCATTTGTGCCATCTTCTTCATGGCCATGATAGCTAATGGGATCATGATCTTTCTGATCTACATAGACCCTCACCTCCATACCCCCATGTACTTCCTGCTCAGCCATCTCTCCTTCATTGATATTATGTACATCTCCACCATTGTGCCCAAGATGCTGGCCGATTACCTTGAGGGTGAGGGGACCATATCCTTTATTGCCTGTACAGCCCAGTACTTTCTCTATATGGGCTTTGTAGGGGCCGAATTTTTCCTGCTGGGACTCATGGcatatgaccgctatgtggccatctgcaaccCTCTCCGCTATCCTGTCCTCATGAGCCATCGGGTCTGTTGGATGATCTTGGCCAGCTCTTGGTTTGGTGGTGCTTTGGATAGCTTCCTCCTCACCCCTATCACCATGAGTCTACCATTCTGTGCTTCACACAAGATCAATCACTTCTTCTGTGAGGCACCCACCATGCTGAGGCTGGCCTGTGGTGACAAAGCTGCCTATGAAATGGTGATGTATATTTGCTGTGTCATGATGCTGCTGATCCCCTTC includes:
- the LOC122700778 gene encoding olfactory receptor 2T6, encoding MNGNNKTFSSDFTLTGLFTNNKASGFLFSIICAIFFMAMIANGIMIFLIYIDPHLHTPMYFLLSHLSFIDIMYISTIVPKMLADYLEGEGTISFIACTAQYFLYMGFVGAEFFLLGLMAYDRYVAICNPLRYPVLMSHRVCWMILASSWFGGALDSFLLTPITMSLPFCASHKINHFFCEAPTMLRLACGDKAAYEMVMYICCVMMLLIPFSVVIASYTGVLITVHQMKSAEGKKKAFATCSSHMMVVILFYGAALYTYMLPQSYHTPTKDKVFSVFYTIITPLLNPLIYSLRNRDVAEAFKRVLARCQGTHGMTREEF